Genomic segment of Kibdelosporangium phytohabitans:
GCCGATCAGGAACATCACCTGGCGGTAGGTGTCGTGGTCGCAGTCGCCGAGCGGGTGCTCGACGTACTGGTGCCACCACTCCGACCAGTGCCGCACCTTGCCGTGGTGCAGCAGGTGCTCCTCCAGCTCGGCGAACCGCGGCCGCAGGTCGCCGATCTCCACACCGACCGCGTCGCCGTGCAGCGCCTGCTCACCGGTGGGCGTCGTTTCCGTTCTCTGCCACTGGAACACGTGGTCGGCGGAGCGGTCCACCAACACCAGCTCCACCTCCGGGGTGTCCAGCGCGTAGGCGATCGCCTGGTACTCCGCGGACGCCTCGGTGATCGGCGCGACCACCGACAGCGGCGCCCAGTCGGCCGGGAACCCCTCGACCTCGCTGGCGAACGCCTGCACCGCCACGGGAAGGCGGCAGTTGCGCAGTTCGGTCAGCAGCGGCGCCATGTCCTCGCACAGCTCCAGGTAGATCACCTTCGGCTGTTTGTCCCGCAGCCGCCGCGCCATCGCCACGGCCGAAGCGGGAGAGTGGTGGCACACCGGGAAGATCTCCATCGGCTCCCGTACCGCGCGGTCGACGTCGTCGACCATGCCGAGCAGGATCCCTTCCAGCGCGTCCGGTCCGCCGGCGAAGACGGTCGCAGCCTCATGCAGCTGCGTGCGCAACGCTTCGAACACACCGCTCATGACAAGGTGGCGATCGTGTCGCGGCCGCCCGCCAGGAACTCCGGCCAGAGCCCGCCCTCGTCCTTGCTGCGCGGCTCGACCACTCCGTGCATGTATTTGTTGAGGATCGCCAGGTCCTCCGGGGCACGCCGGGACAGGGACCCGACGAGCGAGGACGCCAGGGTGTGCGCCGTGAGTGCCCGCTCGCCGAAGAAGTTGCTGTGCAGGATCGCGTCCTCCAGCACTCCGATCTGTTCCGCAGTGGACAGCGCGGACTCCAGCTTCTCGTCCTCGCTGCCCGCCGCCGCGGCGGCCTCGCGCAGATCCGCGAAGCTCCGCAGCAGCACGTCCAGCAGGGTGGGCGGCACATCCAGCTCGATCTGGTGGCGGCGCAGCAGCTCCTCGGTGCGGAACCGGACGATCTCGGTCTCGCTCTTCTTGTTCGTCACCACCGGGATGCGCACGAAGTTGAACCGCCGCTTCAGTGCCGACGACAGGTCGTTGACGCCCCGGTCGCGGCTGTTGGCCGTGGCGATGACGGAGAAGCCGGGTTTGGCGAAGACGATGTTGTCGCTGTCCAGCTCCGGCACGGAGATGTACTTCTCCGACAGGATGGAGATCAGCGCGTCCTGGACGTCGCTGGTGGACCGGGTCAGTTCCTCGAACCGGCCGATCGTGCCGGTCTCCATCGCGGTCATGATCGGCGACGGGATCATCGACTCGCGGGACTGCCCCTTGGCGATCACCATGGACACGTTCCACGAGTACTTGATGTGGTCCTCCGTGGTCCCGGCCGTGCCCTGCACCACCTGGGTGGAGTTGCGGGAGATCGCCGCGGCCAGCAACTCGGCCAGCCAGCTCTTGCCGGTTCCCGGGTCGCCGATGAGCAGCAGGCCGCGGTCGGAGGCCAGTGTGACGATGGCCCGCTCGACGAAGCTGCGGTCACCGAACCACTTCTGCGCCACTTCCCGGTCGAGGCCGTCGGAGCGTTCGGCGCCGAGTACGAACAACCGCACCATTTTCGGCGACAGCCGCCACGCGAAGGGCTTCGGGTTGTCGTCGACGGACTCGAGCCAGTCCAGTTCCTCGGCGTACTTCAGCTCGGCCGGGGCGCGCAACACGTCGGACATCATTGTGCCTTTCGGGAAAAGTCAGGAGGTCAGGAAGGTCTTGAGCTCGTGGACGAGCTTGCGGATGTGGCCGGAGAGCACCGGCGTGCCCAGGTCCTTGAACCGTTCGCGGAACCACGGGTTCACGCTGCCGCTGCCGGAACTGTTCACCGAGCCGACCGGGATGAACTTGGCGCCGGAGCGGTGGATCGCGGCCATGCTCTCGAACAGCGGCTCGCACTGCCATTCGTAGAAGTCGGAGATCCACACCACCACGGTGTTGCGCGGCTCGGCGATCTTCGGCTGAGCCAGCGCCATGGCCACCGTGCCGTCGGTTCCGCCGCCGAGGTTGGTGCGCAGCAGCGTCTCGAACGGATCCGACACCCACGGTGTGAGGTCCAGCGCCTGCGTGTCGTACGCGATCAGGTGGACGTCCACTTTGGGCAGGCCGGCGAAGATCGACGCCAGGATGGTGCAGTTGACCATCGAGTCGACCATGGAACCGGACTGGTCGACGACCGCGATCAACCGCTGTGGCGAGGTTTTGCGCGCCGTGTGCCGGTAGTGGAGGCGGTCGACGTAGAGCCGTTCCTCCTCCGGGCTCCAGTTGGTCAGGTTCTTCCAGATGGTGCGGTCGAGGTCGAGGTTGCGGAACACCCGCTTCGGCGGGATCGACCTGTCCAGCGCGCCGACCGTGGCCTTCTCCACCTGGGTGCGCAGCACCTCGGCAACCTCGTCCACGAAGCGGCGGATCAGCGACTTGGCGTTGGCCAGCGCCACACCGGAAAGGTTGTCCTTGTCCCGCAGCAGTTGCTCGATCAGCGACATACTCGGGGTGAGCCGGCCGGCCAGCGCCGGGTCGGCGAGCACCTCACGCAGGTGCATGCGCTTGACCAGGTCCGCTTCGAGCGCCGCGAGTTCCGGGCCGATCCGCGGGATGAGAGTGCTCAGATCCGGGGTGCCCGCGCCCATGCCGGTACCGGTCGGGCCGGCTTCGCGGCCACCGCGACCGCCGCGCAGTTGTCCCGGCCGACACCCCAAGGCACGTTCCAGCCAGGCCGCGTCCGCCTGCCAACGCGACAGCTGACCGGCGGAGACCGTGCCGGCCCCGGTGGCGAACACGTTCAGCAGCACCTTCGACACCAGCGCGGCACGCCGCACCTCAGCCGCCTTGTCGCGCTCACCCTCAGCCTCGGGCACCATCAGACCGTCGAACTCGGCGGCCAGGCCCGGGTGGCGCTGCACGATCGAATCGACGCCGGTCTGCGGATCGAGCACCGCGGGCGGCAGCCCGATGTCCTCGACCACGGCCACGCTCGCCGATTCCAGTGCGTGCTGTTCCTCGTTGTCGAACAGCCGGGCCAGCAGCCGCCAGTACAGGACCTGGCGGCGGTTCTCCTGCGCATCGGTCATTTCCGCAACAACCTTCCGGCGCGCTCGCGCAGCACAGCGGCGGCGTCGGTGGCTGCCTTCTCCGCTTTGACACCGGCCTTGTCCGTGGTACCTCCGGCCCAGGCCCCGGCATGCAGCGCCACGGTCTTCTTGCGCACAGCGGTCTCCACCGCCAAGGGCTGGACACGGAAAACCCCGGCGTCCCACCGAAGCAGGCCGATGCACGCGGTCGACGCCGCCACGGCCGCCGGTGTGAGCGGTCCAGCGACCGGGACGCGATCGGTGTCCACGGCCACCTGATGTCCGGCGATCGCGAAGCTCAGCGTGTCCCCGGACAGCTCGGCCGTGTACCCCTCCAGGAAGACGGGCACGGCGATCCGCACCGGATGCCGGTCCAGCGGCGCGGTCGGCGCGACGCTCGCCGTGGGCAGCGCCACCCGTGCCGTGGCGAAGGCGTCCGCGGGCTCACCTGGCCGGGCATGCTCGTCGCGCCACAACAGATCGCCCTCAGCGGTGACCGGCATGCCGGTGAGTTCCATCGACCGGCCCTCGCTGGCCGCCGCCAGCAACGACAAGTGCGGGCGCAGCAACTGCCAGATCCCGGCGCCGATGACTGTGTCCGGTTTGGGCACGGACACGCTGGCGCGCACCAGCATCGGCGTGGTCCCGTCGGCGGGTTCGAGCACTGCGTGCACCTGAGCCTGCGCGGCGGTCGCGTGTTCGTGCAGATCCACACCCAGCGGCAGAAGGCGGCCGGTGACCGTGCCGCTGGAGGCCTGGGTCGCGCCGGGCAACGTCAGCAGCATCGCACGCGACCACAGATCTCCCCAGCGGCGCAAGGGAATCCGCACCAGCGCGGAGCCGGGACAGGAGGCCGCCAGCTCGGCCGCGAACCCGTCCACCAACGCGGCCAGCCGACGCAGGCCCGGCTCCGGCAACAGGGCGGCGATCACCGGCGCGGCACCGGAGACCAGATCGTGGTCGATGCCCTGCCACCCGGCGCGCGCCAGATCCGACAACCAGGTTCTGGCCGCCAGCAACAAGTTCTCCGGCTGGCCATCGCCAGGTGTCGTGACGGCCTCGCCCGCCGCGGCCCGGCCCGTCGCCTGCTCGATCCGCGCCATCAGCGCGTCGTGCACCGAGCCGAACAGGGCGACTCGCGCCGCCGCAAGGGAAACGAAGTGTTCCTCGCCCGCGGCGCCCGCCGCCGCCTTCTCCACCGCCTCGGCCACCCTCGCTGCCAGGGGCGATGCTGCCATCGCGTCCGCCAACGCGGCCAGCCCGGCGGCTTGGGCAGGTTGTGGCCGCAGCAGACCGGCGGCCAGCGCCTGGTCGACGGCGGCCACGGCGGCCAACGCCTCGTCGAGCCCGTCGACGGGATCCACCAGCAGGTCGGCCCGCATCACGCCACCACCCTGGTCGGCGGGAACCACTGCATCTCCGGCACAGCGGTGGTGGTCGGCGCGAGTTCCAGATAGGCCAGATGCCGCAGGAACTGGCTGAAGACGACCGCGGCCGCACTGGTGTCACCCTGCGGCGGACGGGCTTTCCACGTCGCCCGCAGGATGCTGTCGGCGGTCACCTCCTCCTCCGCCGCGACTTCCACCCGCAGATACCTGGCCACGCGCTCCGCGCCGTACTGCAACACAGCCTCGGTGACCAAGGCGCCGATATGGTTGCAGAAGTTCCC
This window contains:
- a CDS encoding VWA domain-containing protein encodes the protein MTDAQENRRQVLYWRLLARLFDNEEQHALESASVAVVEDIGLPPAVLDPQTGVDSIVQRHPGLAAEFDGLMVPEAEGERDKAAEVRRAALVSKVLLNVFATGAGTVSAGQLSRWQADAAWLERALGCRPGQLRGGRGGREAGPTGTGMGAGTPDLSTLIPRIGPELAALEADLVKRMHLREVLADPALAGRLTPSMSLIEQLLRDKDNLSGVALANAKSLIRRFVDEVAEVLRTQVEKATVGALDRSIPPKRVFRNLDLDRTIWKNLTNWSPEEERLYVDRLHYRHTARKTSPQRLIAVVDQSGSMVDSMVNCTILASIFAGLPKVDVHLIAYDTQALDLTPWVSDPFETLLRTNLGGGTDGTVAMALAQPKIAEPRNTVVVWISDFYEWQCEPLFESMAAIHRSGAKFIPVGSVNSSGSGSVNPWFRERFKDLGTPVLSGHIRKLVHELKTFLTS
- a CDS encoding ATP-binding protein, with amino-acid sequence MSDVLRAPAELKYAEELDWLESVDDNPKPFAWRLSPKMVRLFVLGAERSDGLDREVAQKWFGDRSFVERAIVTLASDRGLLLIGDPGTGKSWLAELLAAAISRNSTQVVQGTAGTTEDHIKYSWNVSMVIAKGQSRESMIPSPIMTAMETGTIGRFEELTRSTSDVQDALISILSEKYISVPELDSDNIVFAKPGFSVIATANSRDRGVNDLSSALKRRFNFVRIPVVTNKKSETEIVRFRTEELLRRHQIELDVPPTLLDVLLRSFADLREAAAAAGSEDEKLESALSTAEQIGVLEDAILHSNFFGERALTAHTLASSLVGSLSRRAPEDLAILNKYMHGVVEPRSKDEGGLWPEFLAGGRDTIATLS